A stretch of the Polaribacter pacificus genome encodes the following:
- the rpsK gene encoding 30S ribosomal protein S11, protein MAKANTKKRKVIVESVGEAHITASFNNIIISLTNKKGDVISWSSAGKQGFRGSKKNTPYAAQTAAEDCSRVAHEAGLRKVKVYVKGPGNGRESAIRTIHNSGIEVSEIIDVTPMPHNGCRPPKRRRV, encoded by the coding sequence ATGGCTAAAGCGAATACAAAAAAGCGTAAAGTTATTGTTGAATCAGTTGGTGAAGCACATATCACCGCTTCTTTTAATAACATTATTATTTCTTTAACAAACAAAAAAGGTGACGTTATTTCTTGGTCGTCTGCTGGTAAGCAAGGGTTTAGAGGTTCTAAAAAGAATACTCCATACGCTGCTCAAACTGCTGCAGAAGACTGTTCTAGAGTAGCTCATGAAGCTGGACTTAGAAAAGTGAAGGTTTATGTTAAAGGACCAGGTAATGGTAGAGAAAGTGCGATTAGAACAATACACAATAGCGGAATTGAAGTATCAGAAATCATTGATGTTACTCCAATGCCACACAATGGATGTCGCCCTCCAAAAAGAAGAAGAGTTTAA
- a CDS encoding DNA-directed RNA polymerase subunit alpha, producing the protein MAILNFQKPDKVIMIESTDFSGRFEFRPLEPGFGLTVGNALRRVLLSSLEGFAITSLRVDGVEHEFSAIKGVVEDVTEIILNLKQVRFKKQIEETDRESVSISVSGQEQLTAGDLQRFISGYQVLNPDLVICNMDKSVNLNMELTIEKGRGFVPAEENKKAGLPLGTIFTDSIYTPIKNVKYAVENFRVEQKTDYEKLVFDIDTDGSISPKDALTEAAKILIHHFMLFSDERITLEADEIAQTETYDEESLHMRQLLKTKLVDMDLSVRALNCLKAAEVDTLGDLVSFNKNDLMKFRNFGKKSLTELDELVHVKGLTFGMDLSKYKLDRD; encoded by the coding sequence ATGGCAATTTTAAATTTTCAAAAACCTGATAAAGTAATCATGATTGAATCTACAGATTTTTCTGGTAGATTTGAGTTCAGACCTTTAGAGCCAGGTTTTGGTTTAACAGTAGGAAATGCGTTAAGAAGAGTATTATTATCTTCATTAGAAGGTTTTGCAATTACCTCTTTACGTGTTGATGGTGTAGAACATGAGTTTTCAGCAATCAAAGGTGTTGTAGAAGATGTTACAGAAATTATATTGAATTTAAAACAAGTGCGTTTTAAGAAACAAATCGAAGAAACTGATAGAGAGTCTGTCTCAATATCTGTATCTGGTCAAGAGCAGTTAACTGCTGGAGATTTACAACGTTTTATTTCTGGGTACCAAGTTTTAAATCCAGATTTAGTAATCTGTAATATGGATAAATCTGTGAATTTAAACATGGAATTAACCATAGAAAAAGGAAGAGGATTTGTCCCTGCTGAAGAGAATAAAAAAGCTGGTTTACCCTTAGGCACTATTTTTACAGACTCAATTTACACTCCTATAAAGAATGTAAAATATGCTGTAGAAAACTTTCGTGTAGAGCAAAAAACAGATTACGAAAAATTAGTTTTCGATATTGATACTGATGGTTCTATTAGCCCTAAAGATGCTTTAACTGAAGCTGCTAAAATTTTAATCCACCACTTTATGTTATTCTCTGATGAGCGTATCACTTTAGAGGCTGATGAAATAGCACAGACAGAAACATATGATGAAGAATCATTGCATATGCGTCAGTTATTAAAAACAAAATTGGTAGATATGGACTTGTCTGTAAGAGCCTTGAATTGTTTGAAAGCTGCAGAAGTTGATACTTTAGGAGACTTGGTATCATTTAATAAAAATGATTTGATGAAGTTCCGTAATTTCGGTAAGAAATCTTTAACTGAGCTAGATGAACTAGTGCATGTAAAAGGTCTTACTTTCGGAATGGACTTAAGCAAATACAAATTAGATAGAGATTAA
- the infA gene encoding translation initiation factor IF-1, with product MAKQSAIQQDGTITEALSNAMFRVELENGHIVTAHISGKMRMHYIKLLPGDKVKLEMSPYDLTKARITYRY from the coding sequence ATGGCTAAGCAATCAGCAATTCAACAGGACGGAACTATTACAGAAGCATTATCAAATGCTATGTTTCGTGTCGAATTAGAGAACGGACATATTGTGACAGCGCATATCTCTGGTAAAATGCGTATGCATTATATTAAATTATTACCAGGAGATAAGGTAAAATTAGAAATGAGCCCTTATGATTTAACTAAGGCAAGAATTACTTATAGATATTAA
- the ykgO gene encoding type B 50S ribosomal protein L36, translating to MKVRASIKKRSAECKIVRRKGRLYVINKQNPRFKQRQG from the coding sequence ATGAAAGTAAGAGCTTCAATAAAAAAGAGAAGTGCCGAGTGCAAGATTGTGCGTAGAAAAGGCAGATTATATGTAATCAATAAACAGAATCCTAGATTTAAACAAAGACAAGGATAG
- the rpsM gene encoding 30S ribosomal protein S13 has product MARIAGIDIPKNKRGVIALTYIFGVGNSRAKEILANANVDESIKVQDWSDDQIAAIREQVGSFTIEGELRSEIQINIKRLMDIGCYRGIRHRVGLPLRGQRTKNNSRTRKGRRKTVANKKKATK; this is encoded by the coding sequence ATGGCAAGAATAGCAGGAATTGATATACCAAAAAACAAAAGAGGAGTTATAGCTTTAACTTACATCTTTGGGGTAGGAAACAGTAGAGCTAAAGAAATTTTAGCAAATGCAAACGTTGATGAAAGCATCAAGGTTCAAGATTGGTCTGATGATCAAATCGCAGCAATTAGAGAACAAGTTGGATCTTTCACAATCGAAGGTGAATTACGTTCTGAAATTCAAATAAACATCAAACGTTTGATGGATATTGGATGTTACAGAGGTATTCGTCATAGAGTTGGTCTTCCGTTAAGAGGACAAAGAACCAAAAACAACTCTAGAACGAGAAAAGGTAGAAGAAAAACTGTAGCTAACAAAAAGAAAGCTACTAAATAA
- the rpsD gene encoding 30S ribosomal protein S4 has product MARYTGPKTKIARKFGEAIFGDDKNFEKRNYPPGQHGNAKRRGKKSEYATQLEEKQKAKYSYGILERQFSNMFKKAQRSKGITGEILLQLCESRLDNVVFRMGIANSRSAARQLVSHRHITVNGEILNIPSYSLVEGDVVAVREKSKSLVAIESALASNSNVYEWLTWNDDLKSGTFLKAPERLQIPENIKEQLIVELYSK; this is encoded by the coding sequence ATGGCAAGATATACAGGACCAAAAACTAAAATTGCTCGTAAATTTGGTGAAGCAATTTTCGGAGATGATAAAAACTTTGAAAAAAGAAATTATCCTCCAGGACAACACGGAAACGCAAAAAGAAGAGGAAAAAAATCTGAATATGCGACTCAATTAGAAGAAAAACAAAAAGCAAAATATTCTTATGGTATTTTGGAGCGTCAATTTTCTAATATGTTTAAAAAAGCACAACGTTCTAAAGGAATTACAGGGGAGATCTTACTTCAATTATGTGAATCTCGTTTAGACAATGTTGTATTCCGTATGGGAATCGCAAATTCTCGTAGTGCAGCACGTCAATTAGTTTCTCACAGACATATTACTGTTAATGGAGAAATTTTAAACATTCCTTCTTATTCTTTAGTTGAAGGAGATGTGGTAGCTGTAAGAGAAAAATCTAAATCTTTAGTAGCAATCGAAAGTGCATTAGCTTCTAACAGCAATGTATACGAGTGGTTAACTTGGAATGATGATTTAAAATCTGGTACTTTCTTAAAAGCTCCAGAAAGACTTCAAATTCCTGAGAACATCAAAGAACAATTAATTGTAGAGTTGTACTCTAAATAA